From the genome of Lotus japonicus ecotype B-129 chromosome 6, LjGifu_v1.2, one region includes:
- the LOC130724006 gene encoding uncharacterized protein LOC130724006 → MKYCFSLSSTLPLCILLTLCFHSVSSKNVSESDLQQATIPPRGWNSYDSFCWTISEEEFLQNAEIVSQRLHDHGYEYAVVDYLWYRRKVKGAHHDSLGFDVIDEWGRMIPDPGRWPSSIKGKGFSAVADRVHSMGLKFGIHVMRGISTQAVNANTPILDTTTGAAYQESGRVWRAKDIAIPERACGWMSHGFMSVNTQFGAGKAFLRSLYEQYAAWGVDFVKHDCVFGDDLDLNEISYVSEVFRELGRPIVYSLSPGTSVTPAMAKDISGLVNMYRITADDWDNWGDVKTHFDVTRDFSTANMIGAKGLMGNSWPDLDMLPFGWLTDPGSNEGPHRYTNLNLQEQRTQMTLWSMAKTPLMYGGDVRKIDSTTYDLITNPTLLEINSFSSNNMELPYIKILKSEDQDLGRQMRRSYREKETSYKYSLGLTSCSESKASGWTSESYNGYLERICWKRSFKNKHLAPFCVQKRELNLTFKKESMYHEDRQRGHHLVAANRIKFCLDASPRRKLSSLEFRRCTFSPCRLDSNQMWELNPNGTLVNSYSGLCATMESVKATITSGGFRSWIATGRAGKVYVAFFNLSEQKAVMSVQTSDLAKVLPGKDFSSCKGSEIWSGSDTVIMQGTLSKAVEVHGSALFVLNCD, encoded by the exons ATGAAGTACTGTTTCTCCTTATCCTCAACTCTCCCTCTCTGCATTCTCCTCACTCTCTGTTTTCACAG TGTGTCATCTAAAAATGTATCTGAGAGTGACCTACAACAAGCTACCATCCCACCAAGAGGTTGGAATTCCTACGATTCCTTTTGCTGGACAATTTCCGAAGAAGAATTCTTGCAGAATGCCGAAATAGTTTCTCAGCGTCTCCATGATCATGGATACGAG TATGCTGTGGTGGATTATCTATGGTATAGAAGGAAAGTCAAGGGTGCTCATCATGATTCTCTTGGGTTTGATGTGATTGATGAATGGGGGAGGATGATTCCTGACCCTGGAAGGTGGCCTTCTTCCATAAAAGGGAAAGGGTTCAGCGCAGTAGCTGATCGAGTACATAGCATGGGTTTGAAGTTTGGTATTCATGTTATGAGAGGGATAAGCACACAAGCAGTCAATGCAAACACCCCTATCCTTGATACAACAACG GGAGCTGCTTATCAAGAATCTGGTCGAGTGTGGCGTGCAAAAGACATAGCAATTCCGGAAAGGGCTTGTGGATGGATGTCTCATGGTTTCATGAGTGTAAATACGCAGTTTGGAGCTGGGAAAGCTTTTCTGAGGTCCCTTTATGAGCAGTATGCTGCATGGGGTGTTGATTTTG TGAAGCATGACTGTGTATTTGGCGATGACTTGGatttaaatgaaataagttatgTATCTGAG GTTTTCAGGGAGCTAGGTCGCCCCATCGTATATTCTTTGTCTCCTGGAACGAGTGTGACACCAGCCATGGCCAAGGATATTAGTGGACTGGTCAATATGTACCGTATAACAGCGGATGACTGGGATAATTGGGGAGATGTGAAAACTCATTTTGATGTAACAAG GGATTTTTCAACTGCTAATATGATAGGAGCTAAAGGTTTAATGGGGAACTCCTGGCCAGATTTGGACATGCTACCCTTTGGATGGCTAACTGATCCAG GCTCAAATGAAGGTCCACATAGATACACTAATCTCAATCTACAAGAGCAGAGGACACAG ATGACCCTGTGGTCTATGGCAAAGACTCCCCTTATGTATGGGGGGGATGTACGGAAGATTGACTCGACGACGTATGATCTTATCACAAATCCTACCCTTCTGGAGATTAATTCTTTTAGCTCGAATAATATGGAG TTACCTTATATCAAAATCCTGAAGAGTGAAGATCAGGATCTTGGAAGGCAAATGAGAAGAAGCTACAGAGAGAAGGAAACATCATACAAATATTCATTAGGCCTCACTAGCTGTTCGGAGTCAAAGGCTAGTGGTTGGACCAGTGAAAGTTATAACGGATATCTTGAAAGAATCTGCTGGAAAAGGAGTTTCAAAAACAAGCATCTTGCCCCTTTCTGTGTTCAAAAGAGAGAACTTAACTTGACCTT CAAAAAGGAGAGTATGTATCACGAGGATCGTCAACGTGGACATCATTTAGTTGCAGCCAACCGGATAAAGTTTTGCTTGGATGCTTCTCCAAGACGAAAGCTTAGTTCTCTAGAGTTTAGGAGATGTACATTTTCTCCCTGCAGATTGGATTCAAATCAG ATGTGGGAGTTGAATCCTAATGGGACCCTGGTAAATAGTTATTCTGGCTTATGTGCAACTATGGAGTCTGTCAAAG CTACTATTACTTCTGGGGGTTTTCGCTCTTGGATCGCTACAGGAAGAGCAG GAAAAGTCTATGTTGCTTTCTTCAATCTAAGTGAACAAAAGGCGGTGATGTCTGTGCAGACATCAGACCTGGCTAAGGTTCTTCCAGGCAAAGACTTCAGTTCTTGCAAGGGCAGTGAAATATGGAGTGGAAGTGACACAGTAATAATGCAGGGGACGTTATCAAAGGCAGTGGAAGTGCACGGAAGTGCACTATTTGTTTTAAATTGTGACTAG
- the LOC130724555 gene encoding uncharacterized protein LOC130724555 isoform X2, whose product MVELDNSSETRVEDVAWLCSLSESEIDMLISLKLLIIRRAKMIGCKELANKFDLKMLRVIAFVLMEHLKAEVKDSSLIPDVVKSTAFLEACNLLQCNNEVAASIDELSMNVGADIQTFLRRPPTSKRKKQKVVSSE is encoded by the exons ATGGTTGAATTGGATAACAGTAGCGAGACTAGGGTTGAAGATGTGGCTTGGCTTTGCTCGCTTTCGGAATCAGAGATT GATATGCTCATTAGCTTGAAACTGTTGATCATTCGGCGTGCAAAAATGATAGGCTGTAAGGAATTGGCTAATAAGTTTGACCTTAAGATGCTTCGAGTCATTG CATTTGTTTTGATGGAACATCTCAAAGCAGAGGTAAAAGATTCCTCACTTATTCCAGATGTGGTGAAATCTACCGCGTTTTTAGAGGCTTGCAACTTGTTGCAATGTAATAATGAGGTTGCTGCAAGTATTGACGAGCTAAGTATGAATGTTGGTGCTGATATACAAACATTTCTGAGAAG GCCACCAACTTCCAAAAGAAAGAAGCAGAAAGTTGTTAGCAGCGAGTAA
- the LOC130724555 gene encoding uncharacterized protein LOC130724555 isoform X1, whose amino-acid sequence MVELDNSSETRVEDVAWLCSLSESEIDMLISLKLLIIRRAKMIGCKELANKFDLKMLRVIAFVLMEHLKAEVKDSSLIPDVVKSTAFLEACNLLQCNNEVAASIDELSMNVGADIQTFLRSDNFHPNTTYLFLPIRFGPCSMRKRCKFQAFQPRTDE is encoded by the exons ATGGTTGAATTGGATAACAGTAGCGAGACTAGGGTTGAAGATGTGGCTTGGCTTTGCTCGCTTTCGGAATCAGAGATT GATATGCTCATTAGCTTGAAACTGTTGATCATTCGGCGTGCAAAAATGATAGGCTGTAAGGAATTGGCTAATAAGTTTGACCTTAAGATGCTTCGAGTCATTG CATTTGTTTTGATGGAACATCTCAAAGCAGAGGTAAAAGATTCCTCACTTATTCCAGATGTGGTGAAATCTACCGCGTTTTTAGAGGCTTGCAACTTGTTGCAATGTAATAATGAGGTTGCTGCAAGTATTGACGAGCTAAGTATGAATGTTGGTGCTGATATACAAACATTTCTGAGAAG TGACAACTTCCACCCCAACACCACTTATCTTTTTCTTCCGATCAGATTTGGCCCTTGTTCAATGAGAAAAAGGTGTAAGTTTCAAGCTTTTCAACCCAGAACAGATGAGTGA